A DNA window from Xanthocytophaga agilis contains the following coding sequences:
- the era gene encoding GTPase Era, with amino-acid sequence MTDILPDQVLPQHRAGFVSIVGKPNVGKSTLMNALVGEHLSIITYKAQTTRHRIMGILNGDDFQIVYSDTPGIIQPKYELQQKMMRFVHTSLEDADIILFVTDIFEKHDESDVTQKLSHTETPIFVLINKTDLATEEQVAEKVTYWKETIKAKEVIPISALKKNNIDLLFQTIIANLPDHPPYFPKDELTDKPERFFASEILREKIFLNYDKEVPYSCEVVITSFKDKKDILVIQAEIMVERTSQRAILLGHKGENIKKVGMQARKDMEEFFGRKVFLETFVKVEADWRSRENTLRRFGYSE; translated from the coding sequence ATGACAGACATACTACCAGATCAGGTCCTCCCTCAACACCGGGCAGGCTTTGTAAGCATTGTAGGCAAGCCCAATGTTGGCAAATCGACACTGATGAATGCATTAGTAGGTGAGCACCTCTCTATTATTACATACAAAGCACAGACTACCCGTCATCGTATTATGGGTATTCTGAACGGAGACGATTTTCAGATCGTATATTCAGATACACCAGGTATTATCCAGCCAAAATATGAATTGCAGCAAAAAATGATGCGATTTGTACATACATCGCTGGAAGATGCAGATATTATTCTATTTGTAACAGATATCTTTGAAAAACACGATGAATCGGATGTTACACAAAAACTTTCACATACAGAAACACCTATTTTTGTACTGATTAACAAAACAGATCTGGCAACAGAAGAGCAGGTAGCAGAAAAAGTTACCTACTGGAAGGAGACTATTAAAGCCAAAGAAGTTATTCCAATATCAGCACTAAAGAAAAACAATATAGATCTGCTTTTTCAAACTATAATAGCCAATTTGCCAGATCATCCGCCTTATTTTCCCAAAGATGAACTTACGGATAAACCCGAACGTTTCTTTGCATCAGAAATACTTCGGGAAAAAATATTTCTGAATTATGACAAAGAGGTTCCCTATAGCTGTGAAGTAGTCATTACCAGCTTTAAGGATAAAAAAGATATTCTGGTTATCCAGGCTGAGATCATGGTAGAAAGAACAAGCCAGCGAGCCATTTTGCTAGGTCACAAAGGAGAAAATATCAAAAAAGTAGGGATGCAGGCCAGAAAAGATATGGAAGAGTTTTTTGGCAGAAAAGTATTTCTGGAAACCTTTGTCAAAGTAGAAGCAGACTGGAGAAGCAGAGAAAACACCTTACGGAGATTTGGCTATTCAGAATAA
- a CDS encoding AraC family transcriptional regulator yields the protein MEVSEVFISCKKRVHYSRELMLEQPALVRVISGEMRIMAADRSFRFFAGDTVLFPRDQLARMSKLPLNGEPCVAISIVFRKERLEQYYKELKPLALRSHEPVVFADHPLLKSLFNSLDPYFELSDALPTDIAAFKVEEAIRVLRAVNPAADGLLGHFEAPGKLDLAQFMEQNFRFNLPLEKFAYLTGRSLTSFKKDFKRSFKQTPGRWLTQKRLELAHYQLAEQRRKPSEVFLDVGFEDFSHFSFAFKKQYGYPPSQVSLLPYI from the coding sequence ATGGAAGTTTCTGAAGTGTTTATTTCCTGTAAGAAGCGAGTGCATTATAGTCGGGAGCTTATGCTGGAGCAACCTGCTCTGGTACGCGTGATATCGGGCGAGATGCGGATCATGGCTGCGGACCGCAGTTTTCGCTTCTTCGCTGGTGATACCGTTTTGTTTCCGCGTGACCAACTGGCGCGGATGAGTAAGCTGCCGCTGAATGGTGAGCCATGTGTGGCGATCTCTATTGTTTTTCGCAAGGAACGGCTCGAACAATATTATAAAGAATTAAAACCACTGGCTCTGCGCAGCCACGAGCCAGTGGTTTTTGCCGACCATCCCCTGCTGAAAAGTCTGTTCAATTCTTTAGACCCTTATTTTGAACTATCCGATGCCTTACCAACGGATATCGCTGCTTTTAAGGTAGAAGAAGCCATCCGAGTGCTGCGTGCGGTGAACCCGGCTGCGGACGGGTTGCTGGGTCATTTCGAAGCGCCGGGTAAGCTTGATCTGGCGCAATTCATGGAACAGAATTTCCGGTTCAACCTGCCCCTTGAAAAGTTCGCCTACTTAACCGGCAGGAGCCTGACCAGCTTCAAGAAAGATTTCAAACGCTCGTTCAAGCAAACACCCGGTCGCTGGCTGACCCAGAAGCGGTTGGAACTCGCGCATTATCAATTGGCGGAACAGCGCCGGAAACCTTCAGAGGTTTTTCTCGATGTAGGGTTTGAAGACTTTTCACATTTTTCATTCGCTTTTAAAAAGCAATATGGTTATCCGCCCAGCCAGGTTTCGCTATTACCTTATATATAA